The following coding sequences lie in one Candidatus Planktophila sulfonica genomic window:
- a CDS encoding ATP-dependent helicase translates to MAIEDEILAALDPDQRAVALATRGPVCVIAGAGTGKTRAITHRIAYAAAIGTMDPQKVLALTFTAKAAGEMRARLRSLGVPTVAARTIHSAALKQLLYFWPSVFGGRTPDLMTTKTGFLTEAINRAGLSDSIRATNREIMRDIASEIEWAKVSQVAPSDYVDEISKRMQKPRVLPEQMVQIYTAYESVKKQELAIDFEDVLLLCAAMLEEEREVRERVQDQYRYFTIDEYQDVSPVQQRLINAWLGKRNDICVVGDPAQTIYSFAGATPVFLNTFTQRFPDAEVIRLSTGYRSTPEITFAANALLRYGSMGQELVAQNDHGSAPSVVGYADEAAEVTGVLSEITSLLSAGTPPHEVAILARTNSQLKSVERAMVKVNLPYQVRSTERFFDRKEVRDFLGEVRKASVIPTEGQGWIDELRTLAQPYLTDEAIDGIAALLHLARELDSDENFTPKTLRGYLREVEDRVQQNNPPTMPVVTLATLHAAKGLEWERVFLIGASEGQLPVSDASIDEERRLFYVGITRAKADLHISYRKSPSPFLRESGLLAGS, encoded by the coding sequence GTGGCTATAGAAGACGAGATCCTCGCTGCACTCGACCCAGATCAGCGCGCAGTAGCACTTGCCACACGTGGGCCTGTCTGCGTTATTGCAGGAGCGGGCACCGGTAAAACTCGCGCAATTACCCATCGCATCGCATATGCCGCAGCTATCGGAACGATGGATCCGCAGAAAGTATTGGCACTTACCTTCACTGCCAAAGCAGCAGGTGAGATGCGAGCTCGTCTACGTTCACTCGGTGTTCCCACCGTTGCAGCGCGCACGATTCACTCAGCCGCGCTGAAGCAACTGCTCTACTTCTGGCCATCTGTATTCGGTGGTCGCACACCAGATTTGATGACTACAAAGACAGGATTTCTCACTGAAGCAATTAATCGCGCCGGTTTAAGCGATTCGATCCGAGCCACAAATCGCGAAATCATGCGCGATATTGCATCTGAAATCGAATGGGCAAAAGTTTCACAAGTTGCCCCAAGTGATTACGTTGATGAAATTTCTAAGCGCATGCAGAAACCTCGTGTTTTGCCTGAGCAGATGGTGCAGATTTACACAGCTTATGAATCTGTGAAGAAGCAAGAGCTAGCAATCGACTTTGAAGATGTTCTCTTGCTCTGTGCTGCAATGCTTGAAGAAGAACGCGAAGTCCGCGAACGCGTTCAAGATCAGTACAGATACTTCACTATCGATGAGTATCAGGATGTTTCACCAGTTCAACAACGCTTGATCAATGCCTGGCTTGGAAAGCGAAACGATATCTGCGTCGTTGGCGATCCGGCGCAGACCATTTACTCATTTGCTGGCGCTACTCCAGTATTTCTCAATACCTTTACCCAGCGCTTCCCTGATGCTGAAGTAATTCGCCTCAGCACCGGATATCGCTCAACTCCTGAAATTACCTTTGCTGCTAATGCGCTCTTGCGTTATGGATCTATGGGACAAGAACTTGTTGCACAGAATGACCACGGCAGTGCGCCTAGCGTCGTTGGCTACGCAGATGAAGCTGCCGAAGTCACCGGTGTGCTGTCAGAAATTACTTCTCTTCTTAGCGCAGGGACTCCGCCACATGAAGTCGCAATTTTGGCCCGCACCAATTCACAGTTGAAGAGCGTTGAACGAGCAATGGTGAAGGTCAATCTGCCATACCAAGTTCGCAGCACAGAAAGATTCTTTGATCGTAAAGAAGTTCGTGATTTCTTAGGCGAAGTTCGTAAAGCTTCTGTTATTCCTACAGAAGGTCAGGGGTGGATCGATGAACTTCGCACACTTGCGCAGCCATATCTAACAGATGAAGCAATCGATGGAATTGCAGCGCTTCTGCATTTAGCGCGCGAACTCGATAGCGATGAGAACTTCACACCGAAGACTCTGCGCGGTTACTTACGCGAAGTGGAAGATCGGGTGCAGCAGAACAATCCACCGACAATGCCTGTCGTAACCCTGGCAACTCTGCATGCAGCAAAAGGTCTTGAATGGGAACGCGTCTTCTTAATCGGCGCATCTGAAGGCCAGCTACCTGTCTCTGATGCCTCGATCGATGAAGAGCGCCGTCTCTTTTATGTGGGAATCACCCGCGCCAAGGCTGATTTACATATCTCTTACCGCAAGAGCCCCAGCCCATTCCTGCGTGAATCCGGGTTACTCGCCGGTTCTTAG
- a CDS encoding WhiB family transcriptional regulator, which yields MTVLFSELQVPGWADSGEKIGLKDVTFTYDNAKAFTLPCHSADPELFYSETDQGIAEAKALCGTCPSRNKCLDGALSRQEPCGVWGGQLIEDGVIIERKRRAGRPPRQVIAAARLIESDI from the coding sequence ATGACAGTTCTCTTCAGCGAACTACAGGTGCCAGGCTGGGCAGATAGCGGCGAAAAGATTGGCTTGAAGGATGTGACCTTCACATATGACAACGCCAAGGCTTTTACGCTCCCATGCCATTCTGCAGACCCTGAGCTCTTCTACTCCGAGACAGACCAGGGAATTGCAGAGGCGAAGGCGCTCTGCGGCACCTGTCCTTCACGTAACAAGTGTCTTGATGGCGCACTTTCACGCCAAGAACCATGTGGCGTATGGGGCGGCCAGTTAATTGAAGATGGCGTGATCATCGAACGTAAGCGTCGCGCCGGTCGACCACCACGTCAGGTGATTGCAGCTGCTCGTTTAATCGAGAGCGATATCTAA
- a CDS encoding DUF5679 domain-containing protein, with product MTEVETYKGDAYCVKCKEKRDFEGTVKISDSGRRMAQGICPVCGTKVNRILGKKPE from the coding sequence ATGACAGAGGTAGAGACATACAAGGGTGACGCTTACTGCGTTAAGTGCAAAGAGAAGCGTGATTTCGAGGGAACTGTAAAGATCTCAGACTCTGGTCGTCGCATGGCACAGGGCATCTGCCCAGTGTGTGGCACCAAGGTGAATCGCATTCTCGGCAAGAAGCCAGAATAA
- a CDS encoding M48 family metallopeptidase codes for MTTGDFSQNFEEVTLPGVDEGEILVIRSTRRKKSISAYRQGGRIVISIPARLSKADERAIVPEMIAKIRSQEESKTPGEADLIARIDQLLTELAPEITERPISVTWRAMRERWGSCTSVDRSIRISDRLKLAPAYALDYVLFHEAIHLQYFDHGSEFTEVLARFEDSELASAYLDGYEAAERALLAPVELERI; via the coding sequence ATGACTACTGGAGACTTTTCACAAAACTTTGAAGAGGTCACACTTCCTGGGGTCGACGAGGGTGAAATCCTTGTTATCCGTTCCACCCGTCGCAAAAAGAGCATCTCGGCCTATCGCCAAGGTGGGCGCATCGTCATCTCTATTCCGGCCCGCCTGAGCAAAGCCGATGAGCGAGCTATCGTCCCCGAGATGATCGCCAAGATTCGCAGCCAAGAGGAGTCCAAGACCCCAGGCGAGGCCGATCTCATCGCCAGAATCGACCAACTGCTTACTGAGCTGGCCCCTGAAATCACCGAGCGCCCTATTTCAGTCACATGGCGGGCGATGCGCGAGCGCTGGGGCTCATGCACGAGCGTTGACCGCTCTATCCGCATCTCTGACCGCCTCAAGCTTGCCCCCGCCTACGCCCTGGATTACGTCCTCTTCCACGAGGCGATTCACCTCCAATACTTCGACCATGGCTCTGAATTCACCGAAGTCCTGGCTCGATTCGAGGATTCCGAGCTAGCCAGCGCCTATCTCGATGGCTATGAGGCAGCCGAGCGAGCTCTCTTGGCCCCCGTTGAACTCGAGAGGATCTAG
- a CDS encoding zinc-dependent metalloprotease has protein sequence MTPFGFTPDDGDEENGKPEDPNQENLSAMMRQMQEQIQKQFEQLGINPTGFVNPFAAFAQGGQEALPPTVVRDTAKKFVQAQGSQPIGTKDVTVVDNAFEIADLWLNEATVFPATTGNTSHRSVSRLDWVDETLKGWQATMEPLATGLTGAISTLLDEAMAQQAHDPENGEAMAGPMGTIAGLLRTFIGSLIATQLGQAIGSISATATGAHDVGLPLLDPARPLLIPENIEKWSADLEIPKTEVYLFHALREAAIARLFEHNPWIVSYIRSAIVDYGRGIHIDMEAIQRQAEDAMQNFDPSQLNPESGENSFTIALNNGIFTPEETPAQRAALSKLETALALVDGWADEVTALAAGDRLPALTQLREMYRRQRATNAPSQQLFKTLLGLEVTPKLAREASAFWQKVRESKDIAARDQIWSGILPSAEELLDPEKFLSSTQVPDDLSGLL, from the coding sequence TTTTGGATTCACGCCTGATGATGGCGATGAAGAAAATGGTAAGCCCGAAGATCCCAACCAAGAAAATTTAAGCGCGATGATGCGTCAGATGCAAGAGCAGATTCAGAAACAATTTGAACAACTAGGAATTAATCCAACTGGTTTTGTAAATCCATTTGCAGCTTTTGCTCAAGGTGGTCAAGAGGCTCTGCCTCCCACTGTTGTTCGCGATACTGCAAAGAAATTTGTCCAGGCACAAGGTTCGCAACCCATCGGAACGAAAGATGTCACCGTTGTCGATAACGCTTTTGAAATTGCCGACCTCTGGCTCAATGAAGCAACAGTCTTTCCGGCAACAACTGGCAACACATCTCATCGCTCTGTCAGCCGACTTGATTGGGTTGATGAGACTCTTAAAGGGTGGCAGGCAACCATGGAGCCGCTTGCAACGGGTCTGACTGGTGCAATTTCAACTCTGCTCGATGAAGCGATGGCGCAACAAGCGCACGATCCTGAAAATGGCGAGGCCATGGCAGGTCCGATGGGCACTATTGCAGGGCTTCTGCGCACCTTCATTGGTTCACTCATTGCAACACAGCTAGGCCAAGCGATTGGCAGCATCTCTGCCACTGCAACTGGTGCGCACGATGTTGGTCTGCCGCTTCTTGATCCCGCTCGCCCGTTACTTATCCCTGAAAATATTGAGAAGTGGAGCGCAGATCTCGAGATTCCAAAGACAGAGGTCTACTTATTCCATGCCCTTCGCGAAGCAGCGATTGCCCGCCTCTTTGAACATAACCCTTGGATTGTTTCTTACATTCGCAGCGCCATCGTTGATTACGGTCGTGGAATCCATATCGATATGGAAGCCATTCAACGCCAAGCAGAAGATGCGATGCAGAACTTTGATCCTTCACAACTCAACCCTGAATCTGGTGAAAACTCATTCACGATTGCACTCAACAATGGAATCTTCACACCTGAAGAAACTCCGGCACAGCGTGCAGCTCTTTCAAAGCTAGAAACAGCACTTGCTCTCGTCGATGGTTGGGCAGATGAAGTAACAGCTTTGGCTGCAGGTGATCGACTTCCGGCGCTTACTCAACTTCGCGAGATGTATCGACGTCAACGCGCAACCAATGCGCCATCACAACAACTTTTTAAAACACTGTTGGGACTTGAAGTAACTCCAAAGCTTGCACGAGAAGCGAGCGCCTTCTGGCAAAAGGTGCGCGAATCGAAAGATATTGCGGCCCGCGATCAAATCTGGAGCGGAATTTTGCCGAGCGCTGAAGAGTTGCTTGATCCTGAGAAGTTCTTATCGTCGACGCAAGTTCCTGATGACCTCAGCGGCCTGCTCTAA